One part of the Nitrosophilus kaiyonis genome encodes these proteins:
- a CDS encoding ComF family protein — protein MRCLICERFSLKLICNSCQKEFLTPKLIKREIAKDFYVYSFYKYKEIEELIKTKHHFIGSFIFEILAQNSFKKFSNEFKSEEKIYALSIESKKIDQYSHTAILSNSLKSKTFIPLYNKLVAKNRITYSGKSYEYRIKNTRDFIYNGPKNVDIVLIDDIVTTGLTLKEAYCEIKKYCNPLFALTLADARN, from the coding sequence TTGAGATGCCTTATATGTGAAAGATTTTCATTAAAACTTATCTGTAATAGCTGTCAAAAAGAGTTTTTAACACCAAAATTAATTAAAAGAGAAATTGCAAAAGATTTTTATGTTTACTCTTTTTATAAATATAAAGAGATTGAAGAGTTAATAAAAACAAAACACCATTTTATTGGAAGTTTTATTTTTGAGATATTAGCACAAAACTCTTTTAAAAAATTTTCCAATGAATTTAAAAGTGAAGAAAAAATATATGCCCTTTCAATAGAGAGTAAAAAAATAGATCAATATTCTCATACTGCTATTCTATCGAATAGTTTAAAAAGCAAAACTTTTATTCCATTATATAATAAGTTAGTTGCAAAAAACAGAATTACTTATTCTGGTAAAAGCTATGAATATAGAATTAAAAATACAAGAGATTTTATATATAATGGACCAAAAAATGTAGATATTGTTTTAATAGATGATATTGTTACAACAGGTTTAACATTAAAAGAGGCATATTGTGAAATTAAAAAATATTGCAATC